One stretch of Ananas comosus cultivar F153 linkage group 6, ASM154086v1, whole genome shotgun sequence DNA includes these proteins:
- the LOC109711640 gene encoding phosphopantothenate--cysteine ligase 2-like has product MDSRNGSETSQESDVKSFFRSAPPLQNGDLISANLRQFVDRNSRRLESGDPIKVVCVTSGGTTVPLEQRCVRYIDNFSSGYRGAASTEYFIKAGYSVIFLYRRGSCQPYCRYLLEDSFLDFFELNEESMIQVPESHATVVKTAIKDYHKAVEEGLLLKISFTTIFEYLQILKMVATSMSCFGQHGMFYLCAAVSDFYVPWESMAKHKIQSAGGPLDMRLNQVPKMLSVLRKEWAPSAFCISFKLETDPDILLQKADMALKKYQMHVVVANELATYKDEVIVVTAGGKTTVRRHGKDQDLEEQLIDLLVKEHKEYIG; this is encoded by the exons ATGGATTCAAGAAACGGCTCGGAAACTTCTCAAGAATCCGATGTTAAGTCCTTCTTCCGCTCGGCTCCCCCTCTGCAAAATGGCGATCTCATCTCCGCGAATTTGAGGCAGTTCGTAGATCGCAATTCTCGGCGTTTAG AGAGTGGGGATCCAATTAAGGTTGTTTGCGTCACTTCCGGAGGCACTACGGTTCCGTTGGAGCAACGATGCGTGAGATACATCGATAATTTTAGCTCGGGCTACCGAGGAGCTGCATCCACAGA GTACTTCATCAAGGCTGGGTATTCTGTTATCTTCCTCTACCGGCG TGGAAGCTGTCAACCTTATTGTAGATATCTTCTGGAAGATTCATTTCTCGACTTTTTCGAGCTTAATGAAGAATCAATGATTCAAG TGCCCGAATCGCATGCTACGGTGGTAAAAACAGCAATCAAAGATTACCATAAG GCGGTTGAAGAAGGCTTGTTGCTGAAAATTTCATTCACCACAATCTTTGAATATCTTCAG ATATTAAAAATGGTGGCTACTTCAATGAGTTGTTTTGGGCAACATGGGATGTTCTATCTTTGCGCTGCAGTATCGGATTTCTATGTTCCATGGGAGAGTATG GCGAAACATAAGATCCAATCAGCAGGCGGACCTTTGGACATGAGACTCAATCAAGTGCCTAAAATGCTTTCAGTGTTGAGAAAAGAATGGGCTCCCTCAGCATTTTGCATCTCTTTTAAG CTGGAGACGGATCCGGATATCCTTCTTCAGAAAGCAGACATGGCTTTGAAGAAGTATCAGATGCATGTCGTCGTGGCTAATGAACTGGCAACATACAAGGACGAGGTCATCGTCGTCACCGCCGGTGGGAAGACTACGGTACGCAGGCACGGAAAAGATCAAGATCTTGAAGAGCAGCTTATTGATCTCCTCGTAAAGGAGCACAAGGAATACATCGGCTAA
- the LOC109712054 gene encoding pentatricopeptide repeat-containing protein At4g39620, chloroplastic gives MSTISDLSFSSLHLQSLSPFFSSCPKSHFPLRFHKLPIGSSSSISKATTTLPPKKKMKRRRSSAPKGDGSSEVEELVRLLLRRSGVGKEPLVATLDKYVRVVRTEHCFLLFEELGKRDGWLQCLEVFRWMQRQRWYVADNGIYSKLISVMGKKGQTRMAMWLFSQMRNSGCRPDASVYNALITAHLHSRDKVKALAKALGYFEKMKGIERCQPNIVTYNILLRAFAQASDTKRVDALFKDLDESIVSPDIYTYNGVMDAYGKNGMLKEMESILLLMKSKQCKPDVITYNILIDAYGRRQAFDKMEQVFKSLLRSKETPTLPTFNSMITNYGKARLRDKAESVFEKMNDSGFKPSYVTYECLIAMYGYCDCVARAREVFDGMVNNQKEVQVSSLNAILDAYCVNDLLIEADQLLEHAIKKGMVPNASTYKLLYKAYSKANSKELISSLLKRMDEQGIVPNKKFFLDALEAFGSSESRANSSNVADNSSNSQVRAKIALSRD, from the exons ATGTCTACGATCTCCgacctctccttctcctctctccaTCTCCAATCCCTCtcccccttcttctcctcttgcCCCAAATCCCACTTCCCATTACGATTCCACAAGCTCCCCATTGGTTCGTCGAGCTCCATCTCGAAGGCGACGACGACGCTGCCgccgaagaagaagatgaagaggcgGAGGAGCTCCGCCCCGAAGGGCGACGGCTCGTCGGAGGTGGAGGAGCTCGTGCGGTTGCTCCTCCGCAGGTCCGGGGTGGGCAAGGAGCCGCTCGTGGCGACGCTCGACAAGTACGTGAGGGTGGTGCGCACCGAGCACTGCTTCCTCCTCTTCGAGGAGCTCGGGAAGCGGGACGGGTGGCTTCAGTGCCTCGAG GTGTTCAGATGGATGCAGAGGCAGCGCTGGTACGTTGCTGATAACGGTATCTATTCAAAGCTAATATCTGTAATGGGGAAGAAGGGCCAGACGAGGATGGCCATGTGGTTATTCTCTCAGATGCGAAACAGTGGGTGTAGACCAGACGCTTCTGTATACAATGCTCTCATCACCGCGCATCTTCACTCAAGAGACAAAGTTAAGGCCCTGGCGAAAGCCCTCGGCTACTTTGAAAAGATGAAGGGGATCGAAAGATGCCAACCCAACATTGTCACATACAACATTCTCTTAAGAGCATTTGCTCAGGCCAGCGATACTAAACGAGTGGATGCATTATTCAAAGATCTTGATGAGAGCATCGTTTCTCCTGACATCTATACTTATAACGGTGTTATGGATGCGTATGGAAAGAATGGCATGCTTAAAGAGATGGAGTCTATATTATTGCTCATGAAAAGCAAACAATGCAAGCCGGATgtcataacatataatattcTTATCGATGCATATGGGCGGCGACAAGCGTTTGATAAAATGGAGCAGGTTTTTAAGAGCTTGTTAAGATCGAAGGAGACTCCGACTCTCCCTACATTCAATTCGATGATTACTAATTATGGGAAGGCTAGGCTTAGGGACAAAGCAGAATCTGTCTTTGAAAAGATGAATGATTCGGGTTTCAAGCCGAGTTACGTGACTTATGAGTGTCTTATCGCAATGTATGGTTATTGTGATTGTGTTGCGAGAGCTAGAGAGGTGTTTGATGGGATGGTAAATAATCAAAAGGAGGTACAGGTATCATCATTGAATGCTATTCTTGATGCATACTGCGTGAATGATTTGTTGATTGAAGCAGATCAACTTTTGGAGCATGCAATTAAGAAAGGAATGGTGCCAAATGCATCGACATACAAATTACTATACAAGGCTTATAGCAAGGCAAATAGTAAGGAACTTATAAGTAGTTTGTTGAAGCGTATGGACGAGCAGGGTATTGTTCCGAATAAAAAGTTCTTCTTGGATGCCTTAGAAGCCTTTGGTTCTTCAGAGTCGAGAGCCAATTCTAGCAATGTGGCAGATAACTCTAGCAATTCACAAGTTAGGGCGAAGATTGCATTATCTCGTGATTAA
- the LOC109711353 gene encoding ATP synthase subunit delta, chloroplastic: MASLRLSPITIRSKPSSPPMASSSASSASPISSSSFSLRRVPSLKLSFPGSGPLRRRGRGRGAAGASMMDTAASSYATALADVAKSNGTLDATVADMEKVDRAFSDPTVQSFFSNPTVPTEKKLEVVAEIARASDLQPHTISFLNILVDMRRIDIIKEIVKEFEACYNRITGTEIAVVSSVVKLESQDLAQIAQAVQRLTGAKNVRIKTMIDPSLIAGFTVRYGSSGSKLIDMSVKKQLDEIASQLDFSSIGLV; the protein is encoded by the coding sequence ATGGCCTCTCTCCGCCTCTCCCCGATCACCATCCGCTCGAAACCCTCGTCTCCTCCCatggcctcctcctccgcctcctccgcctcccccatctcctcctcctccttctccctccGCCGCGTCCCCTCCCTGAAGCTCTCCTTCCCCGGCTCCGGCCCCCTCCGTCGCCGCGGCCGTGGCCGCGGGGCGGCTGGCGCCTCCATGATGGACACAGCGGCGTCGAGCTACGCCACGGCGCTCGCCGACGTTGCCAAGTCGAACGGAACCCTAGACGCCACCGTCGCCGACATGGAGAAGGTCGACCGCGCCTTCTCCGACCCCACCGTCCAATCCTTCTTCTCCAACCCCACCGTCCCCACCGAGAAGAAGCTGGAGGTCGTCGCCGAGATCGCCAGGGCCTCGGATCTCCAGCCCCACACCATCAGTTTCCTCAACATCCTCGTCGACATGCGCCGCATCGACATCATCAAGGAGATCGTCAAGGAGTTCGAGGCGTGCTACAATCGGATTACGGGCACCGAGATCGCCGTGGTGTCGTCGGTGGTAAAGTTGGAGTCGCAGGACCTGGCGCAGATCGCCCAGGCGGTGCAGCGGCTCACCGGGGCGAAGAACGTCCGGATCAAGACCATGATCGACCCCTCCCTCATCGCCGGATTCACCGTCCGCTACGGGAGCTCCGGCTCAAAGCTCATTGACATGAGCGTCAAGAAGCAGCTCGACGAGATCGCGTCACAGCTCGACTTCTCCTCCATCGGGCTCGTATAA
- the LOC109711352 gene encoding transcription termination factor MTEF1, chloroplastic-like: protein MLHKTSHVASSLLLRHGRRTLLLPTNLLNPAYLHLLLPFSSSTSSATIAQTPPHFMVEYLVSHCAFSPSEASKASKYFLHLRSTQKPDSVLRFLRGLGFDSSNVKTLVAWCPRLLTADVDKTLEPKIAAIRVLGFSDAEVTALVSANPSVLRLSNILPKIELLRAHLPSKASLLKALRRDPTLLHCNPNKSIVPNSSLLREHGVPDSKISAAILNMPWLLTRRASSFRDLVNQTVRLGFPRGSGMFLYALHAISRMSKETFQAKLELMKSFGWSEAEFSSAFRKSPNFLTRSNEKLRAAMKFLVEDVGLDPAYIAEHPMLLLFSLEKRIKPRHKVHQIMKVEGLFGSKASLLSIAFLPEEKFLEHYVARHIEKVPALREYYETARLGKVLA, encoded by the coding sequence ATGCTCCACAAAACCTCCCATGTCGCCTCCTCCCTTCTCCTTCGCCATGGGAGAAGAACCCTACTTCTCCCTACAAATCTCTTGAACCCTGCGtatctccacctcctcctccccttctcctcttcaACCTCCTCCGCCACCATCGCCCAAACCCCACCTCACTTCATGGTGGAGTACCTCGTCTCCCACTGCGCCTTCTCCCCCTCCGAGGCCTCCAAAGCCTCGAAGTACTTCCTCCACCTTCGCTCCACCCAGAAGCCCGACTCCGTCCTCCGCTTCCTCCGCGGACTCGGCTTCGACAGCTCCAACGTGAAGACCCTCGTCGCGTGGTGCCCCCGCCTCCTCACCGCCGACGTCGACAAAACCCTAGAGCCCAAGATCGCCGCGATCCGCGTCCTCGGCTTCTCCGATGCCGAGGTCACCGCCCTCGTCTCCGCCAACCCCTCCGTGCTCCGCCTCTCCAACATCCTCCCCAAGATCGAGCTCCTCCGCGCCCACCTCCCCTCCAAAGCCTCCCTCCTCAAGGCCCTGCGGAGGGAcccgaccctcctccactgcaACCCTAACAAGAGCATCGTCCCCAACTCCTCCCTCCTCCGCGAGCACGGCGTCCCCGATTCCAAGATCTCCGCGGCGATCCTCAACATGCCGTGGCTCCTCACCCGGAGAGCTTCCTCCTTTCGCGACCTCGTCAACCAAACCGTGCGCCTAGGGTTTCCGCGCGGGTCGGGCATGTTCCTGTACGCGCTTCACGCCATCAGCAGGATGAGCAAGGAGACGTTCCAGGCGAAGCTCGAGCTCATGAAGAGCTTCGGGTGGTCGGAGGCCGAATTCAGCTCAGCCTTTAGGAAATCTCCCAACTTTTTGACTCGGTCCAATGAGAAATTGAGGGCTGCTATGAAATTTCTCGTCGAGGATGTAGGATTGGATCCCGCATATATCGCGGAGCACCCGATGTTACTCTTGTTTAGTCTCGAGAAGAGGATAAAGCCTCGACATAAGGTGCATCAGATTATGAAGGTGGAGGGTTTGTTTGGCTCGAAAGCTAGCTTGCTATCAATTGCATTCTTACCTGAGGAGAAGTTTCTCGAACATTATGTAGCCCGGCATATCGAAAAAGTTCCAGCTCTCCGAGAATATTATGAGACTGCTCGCCTCGGGAAAGTTCTGGCTTAA
- the LOC109711351 gene encoding uncharacterized protein LOC109711351: protein MLFAAKYGKEFVAAATGLVPNCGVNRRLIELLSVRATSTEAKLKLLKEIAEEHNLDWDPSASEAEFLKPHEDLLNGPDRFVNASAFPLPKEEHKEKSEPHAVADSHEDTDSGSGSGLNSLLQDVQGVSAQPTSGISSVPEISEQAPTFSHSTNSKPDHGVSETTEPSENELDHSSHKATVYSPVTNVSADTGEAPSLSSHSVEQSEPTLLPPSSSSIPTPQKQSEQADSKSEPAQFVSKIKNEACEDLPPSSSSIHQDPKLSEQAASKSEQAQFHPETKDDTYEDLPPSSFSDPPPPKQSECASSRSGQVSFPTQTKNENYEDLQDVLDAAQAVAETAEKAAMAARAAAELAQCRISDLLKKRNKDEIHRENSHQHNSSSYSDQNDVFKPNQASDSPKDLHEEPKIEGKLQRSNETLENHQPTHTLQHLDSFDDDSDLPYPNLFISQNSNSASDGNP, encoded by the exons ATGCTGTTTGCAGCCAAGTATGGCAAGGAATTTGTCGCAGCTGCCACAGGACTCGTGCCAAATTGTGGAGTCAATCGTCGG CTAATCGAACTATTATCTGTTCGTGCTACTTCCACTGAAGCAAAACTAAAGCTACTGAAGGAGATTGCTGAAGAGCACAACTTAGATTGGGACCCATCGGCATCTGAAGCTGAATTTCTTAAGCCACATGAAGATTTGCTG AATGGACCGGACCGCTTCGTAAATGCCTCTGCTTTTCCTCTCCCGAAAGAGGAACACAAAGAGAAATCAGAACCGCACGCAGTGGCAGATTCTCATGAAGATACTGATTCAGGTTCAGGTTCTGGTCTAAATTCTTTACTGCAAGATGTTCAGGGTGTTTCAGCCCAACCAACTTCTGGCATTTCTTCAGTTCCAGAAATCAGTGAACAAGCACCAACTTTCTCTCACTCAACCAATTCCAAACCTGACCACGGGGTCTCGGAAACCACCGAGCCCAGTGAAAATGAACTGGATCATTCTTCTCACAAGGCCACAGTTTATAGTCCAGTGACAAATGTCTCAGCTGATACAGGTGAGGCCCCATCACTCTCTTCTCATTCAGTGGAGCAGAGTGAGCCAACTCTCCTCccaccttcatcttcttctattCCTACACCTCAAAAACAAAGCGAGCAAGCTGATTCTAAAAGCGAGCCTGCTCAATTTGTTTCTAAAATCAAGAATGAGGCCTGCGAAGACCTTCCGCCATCCTCTTCTTCTATTCATCAAGATCCAAAGCTGAGCGAGCAAGCTGCTTCTAAAAGTGAGCAAGCTCAATTTCATCCTGAAACCAAGGATGACACCTACGAAGACCTTCCGCCGTCATCTTTCTCTGATCCTCCACCTCCAAAGCAGAGCGAGTGCGCTTCTTCTAGAAGTGGTCAAGTTTCATTTCCTACTCAAACTAAGAATGAAAACTACGAAGATTTGCAAGATGTGTTAGATGCTGCACAAGCCGTAGCTGAAACTGCTGAAAAAGCTGCAATGGCTGCCCGAGCTGCAGCAGAGCTGGCTCAGTGTAGAATCTCTGATCTTCTAAAGAAGAGGAACAAGGATGAGATCCATAGAGAGAATTCTCATCAACACAATTCTTCTTCATACAGTGATCAAAATGATGTTTTTAAGCCGAACCAGGCATCAGATTCTCCAAAAGATTTGCATGAAGAGCCTAAAATAGAAGGTAAATTACAGAGATCTAATGAGACGTTAGAGAATCATCAGCCGACTCATACACTTCAGCACTTAGATTCCTTTGACGATGACAGTGATCTCCCCTATCCGAACCTCTTCATATCTCAAAACTCGAATTCCGCCTCAGACGGAAATCCGTGA